The proteins below come from a single Drosophila suzukii chromosome X, CBGP_Dsuzu_IsoJpt1.0, whole genome shotgun sequence genomic window:
- the LOC139353457 gene encoding uncharacterized protein: MNQDGLSPPIDHDGDTLSNSSDSMHNSDVSSVLDITTSPRYSPTGCGIALRRNEDEEPRGRISTASNEPTSPDSPGMSSRNYDSDSTQPFVHPGQISPIGDHSEEEYNEETALNLGRLPRLRVEDDIAPVTDSAHWWLTSWLRTQNHHSFAPGLLESCVEEFQGTEWTDSTSSDDSSVGGDGRFGIGGYRPPLADAVRAANAAWDIYLDDSSGDRNAPNDAIPDRILAAPDSQIIFDAALSSIGDTDHYDPLRSPTPRTTWSPGHLDWSVEMDQDTGRADSADDSSLEGDGLRVTTAAWENYLDTLLLLGSPSERSPSDAENDLVLASPDSPPLRMEDSDNNDGR, from the coding sequence ATGAACCAGGATGGCCTTTCTCCGCCCATCGACCACGATGGGGATACATTGAGCAACAGCAGTGACAGCATGCATAACTCCGACGTGTCGTCGGTTCTGGACATTACCACGTCACCGCGATACAGCCCCACGGGGTGTGGCATAGCATTGCGTAGGAATGAAGACGAGGAACCCAGAGGAAGAATCTCGACAGCGAGCAACGAGCCCACAAGTCCCGATAGCCCAGGGATGAGTTCCCGAAATTACGATTCGGATTCAACCCAACCTTTCGTGCACCCGGGCCAGATTTCACCGATAGGAGACCACAGCGAGGAAGAGTACAACGAGGAAACCGCACTGAACTTAGGGCGACTGCCAAGGCTGAGGGTCGAAGACGACATCGCACCTGTAACCGACTCGGCTCACTGGTGGCTAACCTCCTGGCTGCGCACCCAAAACCACCACTCCTTCGCACCAGGACTCTTGGAGAGTTGCGTTGAGGAGTTTCAAGGGACCGAATGGACCGACTCGACATCGTCTGACGATTCCTCGGTTGGGGGCGATGGTCGCTTTGGCATTGGAGGATATCGACCACCCCTAGCCGACGCTGTCAGGGCAGCGAACGCTGCTTGGGACATCTACCTGGACGACAGCAGCGGCGATAGAAACGCTCCCAACGATGCCATACCCGACCGGATCCTAGCAGCTCCTGATTCCCAAATAATCTTCGACGCAGCGCTCTCCTCGATTGGTGATACGGATCATTACGACCCGCTTCGCAGTCCAACTCCGCGAACAACCTGGTCACCAGGACACTTGGATTGGTCTGTTGAGATGGATCAAGATACCGGAAGGGCCGACTCGGCCGACGATTCCTCGTTAGAAGGCGATGGTCTCAGGGTAACGACCGCGGCTTGGGAAAACTACCTGGATACTTTATTGTTGTTAGGCTCCCCGTCCGAGAGGTCTCCCTCCGATGCCGAAAACGACCTGGTCCTAGCGTCACCTGATTCCCCACCTCTCCGAATGGAAGATAGTGATAAtaatgatggacgttga
- the LOC118878268 gene encoding uncharacterized protein produces the protein MAPKKRISMIAPGSVVPVVRTTETASPRSVGTQTNVLAMGPSKRKMNALQIPPSQHLATHLMPAVNPQAEPLAASIMICKQPAACPPFVPDLNEKACQAVDDGTLDSADRVIIPNNGEQPIEYLKSLMTNRSENAEHWDRKRLETLMTLINDNPPPNWLLASQMWLKVDQLEERIEVCDQRELLNAKKPKMDEELANGQYGGQNGQQGEQQNEEVHQPSPKT, from the coding sequence ATGGCCCCAAAGAAACGCATTTCGATGATCGCACCGGGGAGCGTGGTACCGGTAGTGCGGACGACCGAGACCGCGTCCCCGCGTTCAGTTGGCACCCAAACGAATGTCCTGGCAATGGGTCCGTCGAAGCGCAAGATGAATGCCTTGCAGATACCGCCGTCCCAACATTTGGCCACGCACCTGATGCCGGCGGTCAATCCGCAGGCAGAACCGTTGGCCGCTTCCATCATGATATGTAAACAACCGGCGGCTTGCCCACCGTTTGTTCCCGATTTGAATGAGAAGGCCTGCCAGGCGGTGGACGACGGTACTCTGGATTCAGCCGACCGTGTGATCATCCCGAATAACGGCGAGCAACCGATTGAATATCTGAAGTCCCTGATGACCAATCGAAGCGAAAATGCCGAACACTGGGATCGTAAACGTCTGGAAACTCTGATGACCCTAATCAACGACAATCCACCGCCGAATTGGCTTCTGGCGTCCCAAATGTGGCTGAAGGTCGACCAACTGGAGGAGCGTATAGAGGTCTGCGATCAGAGGGAACTGCTCAATGCCAAGAAACCTAAGATGGACGAGGAGCTGGCCAATGGTCAATACGGGGGGCAGAACGGGCAGCAGGGTGAGCAGCAGAACGAAGAGGTTCATCAGCCTTCACCAAAGACTTAG